In Vigna angularis cultivar LongXiaoDou No.4 chromosome 8, ASM1680809v1, whole genome shotgun sequence, the DNA window GGAAAAAGAAGATAGTATTTTATGGGTTGTAATAGCATGATTTTGGTCTGTGGGGGGAAAAGGAATTCAACGGCTAGTATATGATCTGGCTCAAATATTGGAAAGACACTAATAGGGACCCACTTTGTTGTGTGCATAATAATATAACTtggaaatttatttattttatttatttattacaaaacaTGGGGAGTTTAATTAACATAATTGCTATGAAACTACAAGGGAGCCTTCAGTGGGGGACGCCTATCCCTTTTGTTGGGGTCATTATTTTATGTAAGCATGGTTGGGGTCCCCTACAAAATGCAATTAGTGCTTCTTTTGGATAAACAATGGAAGATTCTCAAGTGGTTCTTGCACCTTTTGTTTAGCTCGAAATATCTTGCGGAAACAAGGAACTTGAAACCCAATTCAAGGATAGCTAACTTAACTTGCCTGTTGTTGATAATTTGCTTATTAAATACTCCTCATTGTAGGAAAGAAAGGTGTGTGAATTCTTGATAGGTTAGGCTTGATGAGGAGATTTtaagtttcaattttaatttatctaaggATACATTagtcttaattatatatattttttttggttattgGTCATCCACACAAGATTTTTTCCACAatctttttatgtttattttgctTAGCAAAtgtcaaatattataaaatctttGTGAATTATAAATTCTTCTTTAATTTAGACAATATGTGTACACTACAAAAACATTCAATTTTACCAGAGGTTTATTTCCGGCGGTTTGGGAAACCTCCGCTAAGTTTTGGCGGTTTCGTGAAACCGCAgttaagttataaatatttttaaaaaaaatcactttcggagtaaaatattattttggttaACCTAATCTGCCTTCCTTAGCGCgtttttattttccttcactGCCGTTTTGAGTTCATCTCTTCATCTCCACTTCAACTCTTCATTTCCACTTCGACTCTTCATCTTTGTCGGCCACCATCTCCTTCACGCCGTCATTCACTGCGCCACCTTCATTAGATCTCCATCTTCTTCACCTTCCAGCCACCACCTCGCGCCTGTATCGATCACCGTGAGTCATCAGAATCAACAACAACGTCATTTTTGTTCCCTCATTGAATCAAAACGCAAAGCCCTAAATCACCACCACAGTCTACGAATAGATCAACCACAAATCACAAATCAGCACCTGCAAACAACCAAAAATTGCAATCCGCTACCACGAGCAACATTGCGCCACCCAAACTGTGAAAACATAGTTCCGTCTTGAAGAAAAGAGGTTGAaagggttttctttttcttttttaagggTTTTTGTGACTCACCATTTCTTGCTTCACTCAAAGTTTTTCATGGTTCTACTAACGAGTTTCATGACTTACCTTTTATTGCATAtacacaaaatgaaaatttaagctCTAGTTTGAAAAGGGAAAGTCCGGCTGCGGCTGCATCAAGCTTTGTTTAAAAGCTTAAGGCTTCAAATTTCccagcttcacttttaagaatTGCTTCGTGGAAGGTCTATTCTAGATATAACTACTTGTCTCTAGAATTTTGggaaactattattttcattgagTTTTAAATAACTCAAGGATGTCTCTCTTTGTGgcagtataaattaaaacatgagGGTGATTTAGTGGCAAAATGTTACTTCGTTAAACGAAATCTAGTTTGGGAAGTTCTTGAAGGCAAACTAAAGAGAAAAATGGAAATCCAGTGGTCAGATATCATGTCACTTAAGGAAAATTGTCTTGATATGGGACCTAGCTCGTTGACTGTAGCTGTAATTTGTTCACATACCTCTCTGTATACTTACTTTGAGTGTTCTTTTACAATGCAATAATACAAACACGTATGTTGTGGCTGAATGTTCAGTTTCATTTTCATTGAACTATTGATGTGTTTGTGTATTGCAACTCGCAAGACAACCTTTTTTCTTCAAGGAGACTAGTCCTCAACCTAGAAAGCATACACTATGGCATGTTTTTATAGTCAagcatgtttttgttttgtgtaaTTTGAGTAGATagtgaagaagaggaggaggaggatcTTCCAGTGAAAGGTCAAGATAATGGTAAATTTGTTATGGAAATAATGACTTGTTTTTTCTTATCTGATTATGTGATAATTTCCATCATTGAAAATTGTATATGGATGATGATAGCGAGAGTGATGAGGAAAGTGAAAGTGATGAAGAGATCCCTGTGAAAGGTACATCCCATATATGTGTTTGATTGTTGTACATTGTAAGAATAATGTTAGTTCACTTATTCATTCATTAGTAAGTCAAATACTTGAGTGTGGAATGGCTTCAAAAAgcttttttcttctctatttacATGATGCATGTTTTATGAATTTGGTATTTGGTTTCAGTGTTAGTTTATAGTTGGtttttgtttagctttgttttcttctttttgtgacAAACCCCGAAAATCAAGAAGGTGATATGAGGAGTTTCAGGATTTTGACGTTGCTACTCGTTCTTTAGAAAAATAAGTTGTTGAATTGTAGACAGAGTTATTGAGAATATAATTactgtttttttatattcatgGTTTCATGCATTAGTAGGCCTAACTTTCATGTGATTGTTATCGTTTCtcactattttttattgttatttggtccagaatataaattttacgtCAGTTGAAATATCACTCACATTTGTATTTTTATGGGCTTTgtcatcttttttctttttggtttcagAAACCTGCTGCCAAGAATGGCTCTGTAACTGCCTCTGCAAAGAAAGGCAAGCCAGCTGCAGCTGCAAGCTCTTCTGATTTATCTGAGGAATCCTCTAACGAGGATGATGTGAGTAACACGTTTCATCATGTCTCAACTGGAGAAAACCAACTCAGTATTTGggatttttgtttgttgaaaTATTTACGGTTCCTCTTTTTTCCATATTGTTTTAAGGTTCCAAAAACTAAGGCGGTCCCTGCTGCAGCAAAGAATATAACTTCTTCTAACAAGAAAACTCAGCCAAGTGGAAGTTCTGATTCTGATTCTGATAGCAGCTCTGATGAGGACGATGTAAGTTTTATACTCAGTGGGACATCACCAAATTGTTGTATATTTTATCtggaattaaaataagaaattatatcaAGTAGATTGTTCAGTGTGTTTTTGTTTGGACAATCTTTATTTCGCCAATATATGTGGGAACATTGTGcaataattttctgttttttgtcTCGTGGTTTACTTGCTTgataatattagaaaaagaaaatatctgcAACTACAAAGCTGCCTGCTTCATCAGACGATGATTCAAGTGAAGACTCTGATGAAGACGATGTAAGTTGTGGGTGATTGGATGCAATTGATAACTGACCTTATTTTACtcttataaatttgttattggGCGTTATGTTCTGTTcttataattgttaatatacAGGATGTCAAGCCCTCTGCAACTGCTGTGTCAAAGCCTGCTGTGTCAAAGAAGAAAGTTGATAGTTTTGATTCTGATGATAGCACCTCTAATGAAGACAATgtaaatttactaattttatttatcttttaatagtGCTTTTTGGTTCATGTTCTGGAAGTCAAATGATTagttgtttgtgattgtttttaTCAAGTAAATCAGATATTGAACTTAAACAAACCCAATGTCTCTGTGTTTCCAGAAGAAGGCTGCCAAAAAGGTTTCCAATGCCAAGTCAGTGCCTGTGTCTAAGCAGCCTGTTAAGACCTCAAGTACTAGTGATTCAGATGAAGaggtattttatttaaatcttctccgttggttttggttttatagtttttaattaaattcatctTTTCTGATATTTtggtgatattttatttaactaaattcTTATTGCAAGTATTTAGAGCATTATCTTCAACATCTTGGGCTGTGTTccgaaaataaataaaatgaacaaggaCAAAATTTGCATGGCAAAAAGTAGTGGATGGAAGTTGCTTGGGACCTTGTGGCTTAATGAAGTTTGTTCCATTTGGGAATTGATGAAAGGAACCTTGTGATTTTATAGCTGTAGTGATTCAAGTTCGTAAGCTACTATCGGTTAATTACTGTAATTAGACGTTTCTcctatcttttctatctttaataaaaacaactttattATCTGATTCATTCCcgtattatttatattttatcaatatatttttcctttaattatttaatatcatcAACTCGtcatattttcattatatatttttaactcttTAACTACTAATTTAGGATATTAATTGGCAACACAAAAAacagtaataaaatatatgaaaaatatttttttaagaaaacaatatgAAGTgtcaaatttgtaattatttttctaatataattaatagGTAGAGACATTGTGATAGCAAGAACATTTTTGTCAGATAAAGGATTCTAGCTTGATATATGGTAAACTTCCCTCCCTTTGCAGGTTATTCTATTCAATGCTTTGTTCAGGTCCTAAACTTGATTCACACCAATTCAAGGATATTCTTGGTGAGACTACAGCTGCTGGTAAGAATATCCCTATCTATTTCTTGTTCAAGTTGTTCCTGCAAATGTCAACCATATTCTTGATCTTAGAAATGCATGTGTGTACTGTACATATAATTTGACACAActgatataattaaatttacagTATTTATATCAGTGTTTCAtttgttgaatatatatatatatatatatatatatatatatatatatatatatatatatatatatatatagctatgAAAATATCATTGACGTGATGATAAAAAGGTTATTTATCATTATGTGATATAGCAAAATATAAGATTAGTGTGGGACGCACTCAACACATAGTCACTTCCTCTTAAATCACCTCAGAATTAATGTCTTAAGAAAGCAGGGTAAGAAATAATCtaacaagataaaaaattaaatagataaataaaaagaaagggaattaaaaatataagttataatgTGAATTCAGtctttgaaattataaataatctcAAAATTTAATCCAACTCAGAACTGGGATATAATCTGATTATATTATACTGGATAATATACTACTCTTCACTGATAAAAACAGTAGCAATACCCTctttacaaattatattatatatacatgtttttaattttaaattatcaaatacaaatttgtaaaactgattattattttatattatatagtaGAAAAGATATAATAAGAAGCAGGTCATCCCCAAATTATTGCTTCTAAATtctattgaataaaataaaagaagtcaTTATTAcgaagttaaaaaattaatccatTTCACCTCtgttcaaaaataaaatgatttctcGATTAATTGAATGTCATACATGAGACTGGAAACTAATTGAAAGATTGAAAAGATACACTGAAGGGTGATGAAGGGGATACATGTGGACCTGAAATGGTGTTTTATATGATCATGTAAACACTAGGAGTATGTTGcacatatgatttttttaattgttaaatttatttgtatgatttttttattaaatatattatcgactaactattatgttatattgtatgTATCTGATCAAGGGAGTGGGCCAAACAATGGATGTAATGAAGACaaaaattagatattgttatTGAATACTTTTATGAGTCATACTTTTAGTATTGAACATCTATATTGAACATAATGAACctgtttctttttaatttttatgtatgaacaattagttatatgaatgatattaggttgaacaatgtagtttattttataaaatattattaaattttagttcatattaatttattgtttgctttgtcaataaaatcacttttattataatctaattttattacaataaaaaaaatgaactatacAATTTCCCGGCGGTTTTAAAACCCCGgtaaactaaaccataaaaaataGGGGCGGTTTTGAGATAACCCCAGCTAGTTCCGGCGGTTTTTGAGTAGCCCCGCTATTCCCGGCGGTTTTCATAAAACCCCAACTAATTCCGGCGGTTTCTAC includes these proteins:
- the LOC128193729 gene encoding uncharacterized protein LOC128193729; its protein translation is MRTIKRKYLQLQSCLLHQTMIQVKTLMKTMMSSPLQLLCQSLLCQRRKLIVLILMIAPLMKTIRRLPKRFPMPSQCLCLSSLLRPQVLVIQMKRLFYSMLCSGPKLDSHQFKDILGETTAAGKNIPIYFLFKLFLQMSTIFLILEMHVCLNSMERSMIDVVSGGALGDMTPIEARHLIEKMAYNSQHFITSNDVIVVRGIRDVATHSS